A single Salvelinus namaycush isolate Seneca unplaced genomic scaffold, SaNama_1.0 Scaffold9, whole genome shotgun sequence DNA region contains:
- the LOC120043356 gene encoding oocyte zinc finger protein XlCOF6-like isoform X1 yields MSKLQLFRVFLNERLTTAAVDIFGKVEKTVVEYQEENDRLRRLLGITPEIKLCRRDSLQLSVSEEEVPPEQQHCEQDWSPSLGQEDPETTQIKEEQEEVRTSQEEEQLQGLVDTKDSIFTPSCVKSECDQEDPCQEAVLAEHPTLSPLKTSKLQLFRVLLNECLTASAAVEIFGAVEETVAEYQEENDLLRRMLRITPEIQLCRIDSLQLSVSEEEVPSEEQHCEQEWSPSLGQEDPETTQIKEEQEEVRTSQEEEQLQGLFVTKDSIFTPSCVKSECDQEDPLQSLSLPQTKTVENRERDSKPVDLTPFVTVTHIKGFYIPCDPPDNQNIVCNHSSAVSSDPVGLDNSPPLDPSPLLDPSPTLGEHCSKPSTTSRKIHHCRDCGKTIPLKADLQRHMTLPKKRPSECCFCNKQNNSTCKLKAHVRLCHGGKPYICPVCSKTFKYKGDLSRHMRIHKGEKPFSCGDCGKSFNQKGNLTEHVLIHTGEKPFNCGDCGKSFSQKGHLTVHKLTHTGEKPFSCGDCGKSFSQKGNLSIHKLTHTGEKPFSCGDCGKSFGLKRHLTMHKLTHTGEKPFSCGDCGKSFSKKGHLTVHKLTHTGEKPFICGDCGKSFRHKGSLKIHILSHTGEKLFSCGDCGKSFNKRGNLNMHLRTHTGEKSFSCGDCGKSFNQRGNLTTHIRTHSRDNSFLCGDCGENFDEKGHLTEHIRTHTGEKPYRCCDCGKSFYQKADLRRHILTHTGEKPHGCAVCGKGFTHKSHLLRHMDKIHKGRKQDRN; encoded by the exons ATGTCCAAACTACAGTTGTTTCGTGTGTTTTTAAATGAGCGCTTAACGACGGCTGCTGTGGATATTTTCGGGAAAGTTGAGAAAACGGTAGTGGAGTACCAGGAGGAGAATGATCGGCTACGGAGACTGTTGGGGATCACACCGGAGATAAAACTATGTAGAAGAG actccctgcagctctctgtctctgaagAGGAGGTTCCCCCTGAGCAGCAGCACTGTGAGCAGGATTGGAGCCCCAGTCTGGGGCAGGAGGACCCAGAGACCACACAgattaaagaggaacaggaggaagtcaggaccagtcaggaggaagagcagcttcaaGGGCTCGTTGATACCAAAGACTCCATATTCACTCCTTCCTGTGTGAAAAGTGAATGTGATCAGGAGGACCCATGTCAAGAAGCCGTACTAGCTGAACACCCAACTCTCAGTCCACTGAAAACATCTAAACTACAGTTGTTTCGTGTGTTGTTAAATGAATGTTTAACGGCATCTGCTGCTGTGGAGATTTTTGGTGCGGTTGAGGAAACTGTAGCAGAGTACCAGGAAGAGAATGATCTGCTACGGAGAATGCTGCGGATCACACCAGAGATACAACTATGTAGAATAG actccctgcagctctctgtctctgaagAGGAGGTTCCCTCTGAGGAGCAgcactgtgagcaggagtggagTCCCAGTCTGGGACAGGAGGACCCAGAGACCACACAgattaaagaggaacaggaggaagtcaggaccagtcaggaggaagagcagcttcaaGGGCTCTTTGTTACCAAAGACTCCATATTCACTCCTTCCTGTGTGAAAAGTGAATGTGATCAGGAGGACCCACTTCAGTCCTTGAGTCTTCCCCAAACCAAGACtgtggagaacagagagagagactctaaaCCAGTGGATCTCACACCTTTTGTCACTGTGACCCACATTAAGGGTTTCTACATTCCCTGTGACCCTCCAGATAATCAAAACATTGTCTGCAACCACAGTTCAGCTGTAAGCAGTGACCCAGTAGGACTTGACAACAGCCCACCATTGGATCCCAGCCCATTATTGGATCCCAGCCCAACATTGGGGGAACACTGTTCCAAACCCAGCACCACATCTAGAAAAATTCACCACTGCCGTGACTGTGGTAAAACGATTCCTCTGAAAGCTGACCTGCAGAGGCATATGACTCTCCCCAAGAAGAGACCCAGTGAATGCTGCTTCTGCAATAAACAGAACAATTCCACCTGTAAACTGAAGGCCCATGTCAGACTCTGTCATGGTGGGAAACCCTATATCTGCCCTGTTTGTAGCAAGACCTTCAAATACAAAGGAGATCTGTCCAGGCACATGAGGATTCAcaaaggagagaaaccttttagctgtggtgactgtgggaaaagcttcaatcAGAAGGGGAACCTAACTGAACATGTActgattcacacaggagagaaaccatttaactgtggtgactgtgggaaaagcttcagtCAGAAGGGACACCTTACTGTTCATAAACTGACTCACACAGgtgagaaaccttttagctgtggtgactgtgggaaaagttTTAGTCAGAAGGGGAACCTAAGCATTCATAAACTgacacacacgggagagaaaccatttagctgtggtgactgtgggaaaagctttgGACTCAAGCGGCACCTAACCATGCATAAACTGACTCACACAGgcgagaaaccatttagctgtggagACTGCGGGAAAAGCTTCAGTAAAAAGGGACATCTTACTGTTCATAaactgactcacacaggagagaaaccatttatctgtggtgactgtgggaaaagcttcagGCATAAAGGGTCCCTTAAGATACATATATTgtctcacacaggagagaaactctTTAGCTGcggtgactgtgggaaaagcttcaatAAGAGGGGGAACCTAAACATGCATTTacggactcacacaggagagaaatcattTAGCTGTGgagactgtgggaaaagcttcaatcAGAGGGGTAACCTAACCACGCATATACGGACTCACAGCAGAGATAATTCCTTTCTCTGTGGTGACTGTGGGGAAAACTTCGATGAGAAGGGGCACCTAACTGAACATATacggactcacacaggagagaagccatacaggtgttgtgactgtgggaaaagcttttATCAGAAGGCGGACCTAAGGAGGCATAtactgactcacacaggagagaaacctcatggTTGCGCCGTCTGTGGTAAAGGATTCACTCATAAATCTCATCTGCTGAGGCATATGGATAAAATCCACAAGGGAAGAAAACAGGACAGAAACTGA
- the LOC120043356 gene encoding oocyte zinc finger protein XlCOF6-like isoform X3, with protein MSKLQLFRVFLNERLTAAAVEIFGGVEKTVAEYQEENDLLRRMLRITPEIKLRRIDSLQLSVSEEEVPPEQQHCEQDWSPSLGQEDPETTQIKEEQEEVRTSQEEEQLQGLVDTKDSIFTPSCVKSECDQEDPCQEAVLAEHPTLSPLKTSKLQLFRVLLNECLTASAAVEIFGAVEETVAEYQEENDLLRRMLRITPEIQLCRIDSLQLSVSEEEVPSEEQHCEQEWSPSLGQEDPETTQIKEEQEEVRTSQEEEQLQGLFVTKDSIFTPSCVKSECDQEDPLQSLSLPQTKTVENRERDSKPVDLTPFVTVTHIKGFYIPCDPPDNQNIVCNHSSAVSSDPVGLDNSPPLDPSPLLDPSPTLGEHCSKPSTTSRKIHHCRDCGKTIPLKADLQRHMTLPKKRPSECCFCNKQNNSTCKLKAHVRLCHGGKPYICPVCSKTFKYKGDLSRHMRIHKGEKPFSCGDCGKSFNQKGNLTEHVLIHTGEKPFNCGDCGKSFSQKGHLTVHKLTHTGEKPFSCGDCGKSFSQKGNLSIHKLTHTGEKPFSCGDCGKSFGLKRHLTMHKLTHTGEKPFSCGDCGKSFSKKGHLTVHKLTHTGEKPFICGDCGKSFRHKGSLKIHILSHTGEKLFSCGDCGKSFNKRGNLNMHLRTHTGEKSFSCGDCGKSFNQRGNLTTHIRTHSRDNSFLCGDCGENFDEKGHLTEHIRTHTGEKPYRCCDCGKSFYQKADLRRHILTHTGEKPHGCAVCGKGFTHKSHLLRHMDKIHKGRKQDRN; from the exons actccctgcagctctctgtctctgaagAGGAGGTTCCCCCTGAGCAGCAGCACTGTGAGCAGGATTGGAGCCCCAGTCTGGGGCAGGAGGACCCAGAGACCACACAgattaaagaggaacaggaggaagtcaggaccagtcaggaggaagagcagcttcaaGGGCTCGTTGATACCAAAGACTCCATATTCACTCCTTCCTGTGTGAAAAGTGAATGTGATCAGGAGGACCCATGTCAAGAAGCCGTACTAGCTGAACACCCAACTCTCAGTCCACTGAAAACATCTAAACTACAGTTGTTTCGTGTGTTGTTAAATGAATGTTTAACGGCATCTGCTGCTGTGGAGATTTTTGGTGCGGTTGAGGAAACTGTAGCAGAGTACCAGGAAGAGAATGATCTGCTACGGAGAATGCTGCGGATCACACCAGAGATACAACTATGTAGAATAG actccctgcagctctctgtctctgaagAGGAGGTTCCCTCTGAGGAGCAgcactgtgagcaggagtggagTCCCAGTCTGGGACAGGAGGACCCAGAGACCACACAgattaaagaggaacaggaggaagtcaggaccagtcaggaggaagagcagcttcaaGGGCTCTTTGTTACCAAAGACTCCATATTCACTCCTTCCTGTGTGAAAAGTGAATGTGATCAGGAGGACCCACTTCAGTCCTTGAGTCTTCCCCAAACCAAGACtgtggagaacagagagagagactctaaaCCAGTGGATCTCACACCTTTTGTCACTGTGACCCACATTAAGGGTTTCTACATTCCCTGTGACCCTCCAGATAATCAAAACATTGTCTGCAACCACAGTTCAGCTGTAAGCAGTGACCCAGTAGGACTTGACAACAGCCCACCATTGGATCCCAGCCCATTATTGGATCCCAGCCCAACATTGGGGGAACACTGTTCCAAACCCAGCACCACATCTAGAAAAATTCACCACTGCCGTGACTGTGGTAAAACGATTCCTCTGAAAGCTGACCTGCAGAGGCATATGACTCTCCCCAAGAAGAGACCCAGTGAATGCTGCTTCTGCAATAAACAGAACAATTCCACCTGTAAACTGAAGGCCCATGTCAGACTCTGTCATGGTGGGAAACCCTATATCTGCCCTGTTTGTAGCAAGACCTTCAAATACAAAGGAGATCTGTCCAGGCACATGAGGATTCAcaaaggagagaaaccttttagctgtggtgactgtgggaaaagcttcaatcAGAAGGGGAACCTAACTGAACATGTActgattcacacaggagagaaaccatttaactgtggtgactgtgggaaaagcttcagtCAGAAGGGACACCTTACTGTTCATAAACTGACTCACACAGgtgagaaaccttttagctgtggtgactgtgggaaaagttTTAGTCAGAAGGGGAACCTAAGCATTCATAAACTgacacacacgggagagaaaccatttagctgtggtgactgtgggaaaagctttgGACTCAAGCGGCACCTAACCATGCATAAACTGACTCACACAGgcgagaaaccatttagctgtggagACTGCGGGAAAAGCTTCAGTAAAAAGGGACATCTTACTGTTCATAaactgactcacacaggagagaaaccatttatctgtggtgactgtgggaaaagcttcagGCATAAAGGGTCCCTTAAGATACATATATTgtctcacacaggagagaaactctTTAGCTGcggtgactgtgggaaaagcttcaatAAGAGGGGGAACCTAAACATGCATTTacggactcacacaggagagaaatcattTAGCTGTGgagactgtgggaaaagcttcaatcAGAGGGGTAACCTAACCACGCATATACGGACTCACAGCAGAGATAATTCCTTTCTCTGTGGTGACTGTGGGGAAAACTTCGATGAGAAGGGGCACCTAACTGAACATATacggactcacacaggagagaagccatacaggtgttgtgactgtgggaaaagcttttATCAGAAGGCGGACCTAAGGAGGCATAtactgactcacacaggagagaaacctcatggTTGCGCCGTCTGTGGTAAAGGATTCACTCATAAATCTCATCTGCTGAGGCATATGGATAAAATCCACAAGGGAAGAAAACAGGACAGAAACTGA
- the LOC120043356 gene encoding oocyte zinc finger protein XlCOF6-like isoform X2 → MSKLQLFHVFLNERLTAAAMEIFGEVEKTVVEYQEENDRLRRLLRITSEIKLCRRDSLQLSVSEEEVPPEQQHCEQDWSPSLGQEDPETTQIKEEQEEVRTSQEEEQLQGLVDTKDSIFTPSCVKSECDQEDPCQEAVLAEHPTLSPLKTSKLQLFRVLLNECLTASAAVEIFGAVEETVAEYQEENDLLRRMLRITPEIQLCRIDSLQLSVSEEEVPSEEQHCEQEWSPSLGQEDPETTQIKEEQEEVRTSQEEEQLQGLFVTKDSIFTPSCVKSECDQEDPLQSLSLPQTKTVENRERDSKPVDLTPFVTVTHIKGFYIPCDPPDNQNIVCNHSSAVSSDPVGLDNSPPLDPSPLLDPSPTLGEHCSKPSTTSRKIHHCRDCGKTIPLKADLQRHMTLPKKRPSECCFCNKQNNSTCKLKAHVRLCHGGKPYICPVCSKTFKYKGDLSRHMRIHKGEKPFSCGDCGKSFNQKGNLTEHVLIHTGEKPFNCGDCGKSFSQKGHLTVHKLTHTGEKPFSCGDCGKSFSQKGNLSIHKLTHTGEKPFSCGDCGKSFGLKRHLTMHKLTHTGEKPFSCGDCGKSFSKKGHLTVHKLTHTGEKPFICGDCGKSFRHKGSLKIHILSHTGEKLFSCGDCGKSFNKRGNLNMHLRTHTGEKSFSCGDCGKSFNQRGNLTTHIRTHSRDNSFLCGDCGENFDEKGHLTEHIRTHTGEKPYRCCDCGKSFYQKADLRRHILTHTGEKPHGCAVCGKGFTHKSHLLRHMDKIHKGRKQDRN, encoded by the exons actccctgcagctctctgtctctgaagAGGAGGTTCCCCCTGAGCAGCAGCACTGTGAGCAGGATTGGAGCCCCAGTCTGGGGCAGGAGGACCCAGAGACCACACAgattaaagaggaacaggaggaagtcaggaccagtcaggaggaagagcagcttcaaGGGCTCGTTGATACCAAAGACTCCATATTCACTCCTTCCTGTGTGAAAAGTGAATGTGATCAGGAGGACCCATGTCAAGAAGCCGTACTAGCTGAACACCCAACTCTCAGTCCACTGAAAACATCTAAACTACAGTTGTTTCGTGTGTTGTTAAATGAATGTTTAACGGCATCTGCTGCTGTGGAGATTTTTGGTGCGGTTGAGGAAACTGTAGCAGAGTACCAGGAAGAGAATGATCTGCTACGGAGAATGCTGCGGATCACACCAGAGATACAACTATGTAGAATAG actccctgcagctctctgtctctgaagAGGAGGTTCCCTCTGAGGAGCAgcactgtgagcaggagtggagTCCCAGTCTGGGACAGGAGGACCCAGAGACCACACAgattaaagaggaacaggaggaagtcaggaccagtcaggaggaagagcagcttcaaGGGCTCTTTGTTACCAAAGACTCCATATTCACTCCTTCCTGTGTGAAAAGTGAATGTGATCAGGAGGACCCACTTCAGTCCTTGAGTCTTCCCCAAACCAAGACtgtggagaacagagagagagactctaaaCCAGTGGATCTCACACCTTTTGTCACTGTGACCCACATTAAGGGTTTCTACATTCCCTGTGACCCTCCAGATAATCAAAACATTGTCTGCAACCACAGTTCAGCTGTAAGCAGTGACCCAGTAGGACTTGACAACAGCCCACCATTGGATCCCAGCCCATTATTGGATCCCAGCCCAACATTGGGGGAACACTGTTCCAAACCCAGCACCACATCTAGAAAAATTCACCACTGCCGTGACTGTGGTAAAACGATTCCTCTGAAAGCTGACCTGCAGAGGCATATGACTCTCCCCAAGAAGAGACCCAGTGAATGCTGCTTCTGCAATAAACAGAACAATTCCACCTGTAAACTGAAGGCCCATGTCAGACTCTGTCATGGTGGGAAACCCTATATCTGCCCTGTTTGTAGCAAGACCTTCAAATACAAAGGAGATCTGTCCAGGCACATGAGGATTCAcaaaggagagaaaccttttagctgtggtgactgtgggaaaagcttcaatcAGAAGGGGAACCTAACTGAACATGTActgattcacacaggagagaaaccatttaactgtggtgactgtgggaaaagcttcagtCAGAAGGGACACCTTACTGTTCATAAACTGACTCACACAGgtgagaaaccttttagctgtggtgactgtgggaaaagttTTAGTCAGAAGGGGAACCTAAGCATTCATAAACTgacacacacgggagagaaaccatttagctgtggtgactgtgggaaaagctttgGACTCAAGCGGCACCTAACCATGCATAAACTGACTCACACAGgcgagaaaccatttagctgtggagACTGCGGGAAAAGCTTCAGTAAAAAGGGACATCTTACTGTTCATAaactgactcacacaggagagaaaccatttatctgtggtgactgtgggaaaagcttcagGCATAAAGGGTCCCTTAAGATACATATATTgtctcacacaggagagaaactctTTAGCTGcggtgactgtgggaaaagcttcaatAAGAGGGGGAACCTAAACATGCATTTacggactcacacaggagagaaatcattTAGCTGTGgagactgtgggaaaagcttcaatcAGAGGGGTAACCTAACCACGCATATACGGACTCACAGCAGAGATAATTCCTTTCTCTGTGGTGACTGTGGGGAAAACTTCGATGAGAAGGGGCACCTAACTGAACATATacggactcacacaggagagaagccatacaggtgttgtgactgtgggaaaagcttttATCAGAAGGCGGACCTAAGGAGGCATAtactgactcacacaggagagaaacctcatggTTGCGCCGTCTGTGGTAAAGGATTCACTCATAAATCTCATCTGCTGAGGCATATGGATAAAATCCACAAGGGAAGAAAACAGGACAGAAACTGA
- the LOC120043356 gene encoding oocyte zinc finger protein XlCOF6-like isoform X4: MSKLQSFRMFLNDRLTAAAIEIFGAFEKTVVEYQEENEWLRGLLRITPEIQLSRIDSLQLSVSEEEVPPEQQHCEQDWSPSLGQEDPETTQIKEEQEEVRTSQEEEQLQGLVDTKDSIFTPSCVKSECDQEDPCQEAVLAEHPTLSPLKTSKLQLFRVLLNECLTASAAVEIFGAVEETVAEYQEENDLLRRMLRITPEIQLCRIDSLQLSVSEEEVPSEEQHCEQEWSPSLGQEDPETTQIKEEQEEVRTSQEEEQLQGLFVTKDSIFTPSCVKSECDQEDPLQSLSLPQTKTVENRERDSKPVDLTPFVTVTHIKGFYIPCDPPDNQNIVCNHSSAVSSDPVGLDNSPPLDPSPLLDPSPTLGEHCSKPSTTSRKIHHCRDCGKTIPLKADLQRHMTLPKKRPSECCFCNKQNNSTCKLKAHVRLCHGGKPYICPVCSKTFKYKGDLSRHMRIHKGEKPFSCGDCGKSFNQKGNLTEHVLIHTGEKPFNCGDCGKSFSQKGHLTVHKLTHTGEKPFSCGDCGKSFSQKGNLSIHKLTHTGEKPFSCGDCGKSFGLKRHLTMHKLTHTGEKPFSCGDCGKSFSKKGHLTVHKLTHTGEKPFICGDCGKSFRHKGSLKIHILSHTGEKLFSCGDCGKSFNKRGNLNMHLRTHTGEKSFSCGDCGKSFNQRGNLTTHIRTHSRDNSFLCGDCGENFDEKGHLTEHIRTHTGEKPYRCCDCGKSFYQKADLRRHILTHTGEKPHGCAVCGKGFTHKSHLLRHMDKIHKGRKQDRN, encoded by the exons actccctgcagctctctgtctctgaagAGGAGGTTCCCCCTGAGCAGCAGCACTGTGAGCAGGATTGGAGCCCCAGTCTGGGGCAGGAGGACCCAGAGACCACACAgattaaagaggaacaggaggaagtcaggaccagtcaggaggaagagcagcttcaaGGGCTCGTTGATACCAAAGACTCCATATTCACTCCTTCCTGTGTGAAAAGTGAATGTGATCAGGAGGACCCATGTCAAGAAGCCGTACTAGCTGAACACCCAACTCTCAGTCCACTGAAAACATCTAAACTACAGTTGTTTCGTGTGTTGTTAAATGAATGTTTAACGGCATCTGCTGCTGTGGAGATTTTTGGTGCGGTTGAGGAAACTGTAGCAGAGTACCAGGAAGAGAATGATCTGCTACGGAGAATGCTGCGGATCACACCAGAGATACAACTATGTAGAATAG actccctgcagctctctgtctctgaagAGGAGGTTCCCTCTGAGGAGCAgcactgtgagcaggagtggagTCCCAGTCTGGGACAGGAGGACCCAGAGACCACACAgattaaagaggaacaggaggaagtcaggaccagtcaggaggaagagcagcttcaaGGGCTCTTTGTTACCAAAGACTCCATATTCACTCCTTCCTGTGTGAAAAGTGAATGTGATCAGGAGGACCCACTTCAGTCCTTGAGTCTTCCCCAAACCAAGACtgtggagaacagagagagagactctaaaCCAGTGGATCTCACACCTTTTGTCACTGTGACCCACATTAAGGGTTTCTACATTCCCTGTGACCCTCCAGATAATCAAAACATTGTCTGCAACCACAGTTCAGCTGTAAGCAGTGACCCAGTAGGACTTGACAACAGCCCACCATTGGATCCCAGCCCATTATTGGATCCCAGCCCAACATTGGGGGAACACTGTTCCAAACCCAGCACCACATCTAGAAAAATTCACCACTGCCGTGACTGTGGTAAAACGATTCCTCTGAAAGCTGACCTGCAGAGGCATATGACTCTCCCCAAGAAGAGACCCAGTGAATGCTGCTTCTGCAATAAACAGAACAATTCCACCTGTAAACTGAAGGCCCATGTCAGACTCTGTCATGGTGGGAAACCCTATATCTGCCCTGTTTGTAGCAAGACCTTCAAATACAAAGGAGATCTGTCCAGGCACATGAGGATTCAcaaaggagagaaaccttttagctgtggtgactgtgggaaaagcttcaatcAGAAGGGGAACCTAACTGAACATGTActgattcacacaggagagaaaccatttaactgtggtgactgtgggaaaagcttcagtCAGAAGGGACACCTTACTGTTCATAAACTGACTCACACAGgtgagaaaccttttagctgtggtgactgtgggaaaagttTTAGTCAGAAGGGGAACCTAAGCATTCATAAACTgacacacacgggagagaaaccatttagctgtggtgactgtgggaaaagctttgGACTCAAGCGGCACCTAACCATGCATAAACTGACTCACACAGgcgagaaaccatttagctgtggagACTGCGGGAAAAGCTTCAGTAAAAAGGGACATCTTACTGTTCATAaactgactcacacaggagagaaaccatttatctgtggtgactgtgggaaaagcttcagGCATAAAGGGTCCCTTAAGATACATATATTgtctcacacaggagagaaactctTTAGCTGcggtgactgtgggaaaagcttcaatAAGAGGGGGAACCTAAACATGCATTTacggactcacacaggagagaaatcattTAGCTGTGgagactgtgggaaaagcttcaatcAGAGGGGTAACCTAACCACGCATATACGGACTCACAGCAGAGATAATTCCTTTCTCTGTGGTGACTGTGGGGAAAACTTCGATGAGAAGGGGCACCTAACTGAACATATacggactcacacaggagagaagccatacaggtgttgtgactgtgggaaaagcttttATCAGAAGGCGGACCTAAGGAGGCATAtactgactcacacaggagagaaacctcatggTTGCGCCGTCTGTGGTAAAGGATTCACTCATAAATCTCATCTGCTGAGGCATATGGATAAAATCCACAAGGGAAGAAAACAGGACAGAAACTGA
- the LOC120043329 gene encoding zinc finger protein 250-like — translation MSKLQLFRVFLNERLTTAAVEIFGAVEKTVVEYQEENDRLRRLLGITPEIQLCRIDSLQLSVSEEEVPPEQQHCEQEWSPSLGQKDPETTQIKEEQEEVRTSQEEEQLQGRFDTKDSISTPSCVKSECDQEDPCQEAVLAEYPTLSPLKTSKLQLFRVLLNECLTASAAVEIFGAVEETVAEYQEENDLLRRMLRITPEIQLCRIDSLQLSVSEEEVPSEEQHCEQDWSPSLGQEDPESTQIKEEQEEVRTSQEEEQLQGLFVTKDSIFTPSCVKSECDQEDPLQSLSLPQTKTVENRERDSKPVDLTPFVTVTHIKGFYIPCDPPDNQNIVCNHSSAVSSDPVGLDNSPPLDPSPLLDPSPTLGEHCSKPSTTSRKIHHCRDCGKTIPLKADLQRHMTLPKKRPSECCFCNKQNNSTCKLEAHVRLCHGGKPYICPVCSKTFKYKGDLSRHMRIHKGEKPFICGDCGKSFNQKGNLTEHVLIHTGEKPFSCGDCGKSFSQKGHLTVHKLTHTGEKPFICGDCGKSFRHKGSLKIHILSHTGEKLFSCGDCGKSFNKRGNLNMHLRTHTGEKPFSCGDCGKSFNQRGNLTTHIRTHSRDNSFLCGDCGENFDEKGHLTEHIRTHTGEKPYRCGDCGKSFYQKADLRRHILTHTGEKPHGCSVCGKGFTHKSHLLRHVDKIHKGRKQDRN, via the exons ATGTCTAAACTACAGTTGTTTCGTGTGTTTTTAAATGAGCGCTTAACGACGGCTGCTGTGGAGATTTTCGGGGCAGTTGAGAAAACGGTAGTGGAGTACCAGGAGGAGAATGATCGGCTACGGAGACTGTTGGGGATCACACCGGAGATACAACTATGTAGAATAG ACTCCCTgcagctctctgtctctgaagaggaggttccccctgagcagcagcactgtgagcaggagtggagccCCAGTCTGGGGCAGAAGGACCCAGAGACCACACAgattaaagaggaacaggaggaagtcaggaccagtcaggaggaagagcagcttcaaGGGCGCTTTGATACCAAAGACTCCATATCCACTCCTTCCTGTGTGAAAAGTGAATGTGATCAGGAGGACCCATGTCAAGAAGCCGTACTAGCTGAATACCCAACTCTCAGTCCACTGAAAACATCTAAACTACAGTTGTTTCGTGTGTTGTTAAATGAATGTTTAACGGCATCTGCTGCTGTGGAGATTTTTGGTGCGGTTGAGGAAACTGTAGCAGAGTACCAGGAGGAGAATGATCTGCTACGGAGAATGCTGCGGATCACACCAGAGATACAACTATGTAGAATAG actccctgcagctctctgtctctgaagAGGAGGTTCCCTCTGAGGAGCAGCACTGTGAGCAGGATTGGAGCCCCAGTCTGGGGCAGGAGGACCCAGAGTCCACACAgattaaagaggaacaggaggaagtcaggaccagtcaggaggaagagcagcttcaaGGGCTCTTTGTTACCAAAGACTCCATATTCACTCCTTCCTGTGTGAAAAGTGAATGTGATCAGGAGGACCCACTTCAGTCCTTGAGTCTTCCCCAAACCAAGACtgtggagaacagagagagagactctaaaCCAGTGGATCTCACACCTTTTGTCACTGTGACCCACATTAAGGGTTTCTACATTCCCTGTGACCCTCCAGATAATCAAAACATTGTCTGCAACCACAGTTCAGCTGTAAGCAGTGACCCAGTAGGACTTGACAACAGCCCACCATTGGATCCCAGCCCATTATTGGATCCCAGCCCAACATTGGGGGAACACTGTTCCAAACCCAGCACCACATCTAGAAAAATTCACCACTGCCGTGACTGTGGTAAAACGATTCCTCTGAAAGCTGACCTGCAGAGGCATATGACTCTCCCCAAGAAGAGACCCAGTGAATGCTGCTTCTGCAATAAACAGAACAATTCCACCTGTAAACTGGAGGCCCATGTCAGACTCTGTCATGGTGGGAAACCCTATATCTGCCCTGTTTGTAGCAAGACCTTCAAATACAAAGGAGATCTGTCCAGGCACATGAGGATtcacaaaggagagaaaccctttatctgtggtgactgtgggaaaagcttcaatcAGAAGGGGAACCTAACTGAACATGTActgattcacacaggagagaaaccttttagctgtggtgactgtgggaaaagcttcagtCAGAAGGGACACCTTACTGTTCATAAACTGACTCACACAG gagagaaaccatttatctgtggtgactgtgggaaaagcttcagGCATAAAGGGTCCCTTAAGATACATATATTgtctcacacaggagagaaactctTTAGCTGcggtgactgtgggaaaagcttcaatAAGAGGGGGAACCTAAACATGCATTTacggactcacacaggagagaaaccatttagctgtggagactgtgggaaaagcttcaatcAGAGGGGGAACCTAACCACGCATATACGGACTCACAGCAGAGATAATTCCTTTCTCTGTGGTGACTGTGGGGAAAACTTCGATGAGAAGGGGCACCTAACTGAACATATacggactcacacaggagagaaaccatacaggtgtggtgactgtgggaaaagcttttATCAGAAGGCGGACCTAAGGAGGCATAtactgactcacacaggagagaaacctcatggTTGCTCCGTCTGTGGTAAAGGATTCACTCATAAATCTCATCTGCTGAGGCATGTGGATAAAATCCACAAGGGAAGAAAACAGGACAGAAACTGA